From a single Micromonospora sp. WMMD1102 genomic region:
- a CDS encoding DUF6186 family protein → MRYVAIAGFTVALVLLVVVEWAARREGSRIPTFGDVCAYVMRYEVGPVPVGRIALFGFWWWMGWHFFAR, encoded by the coding sequence ATGAGGTACGTCGCGATCGCCGGCTTCACCGTGGCGCTGGTGCTCCTGGTGGTGGTCGAGTGGGCCGCCCGCCGGGAGGGGTCCCGGATTCCCACCTTCGGTGACGTCTGCGCCTACGTCATGCGGTACGAGGTCGGCCCGGTGCCGGTCGGCCGGATCGCCCTCTTCGGGTTCTGGTGGTGGATGGGCTGGCACTTCTTCGCCCGCTGA